In the Leptolyngbya sp. FACHB-261 genome, one interval contains:
- a CDS encoding sucrose synthase: protein MSNLIQSIIDNGEQVDLRAFANKLRRQENRYLLRNDIQTAFEEYCNQQEKPEDFRQQSALGQLIHYTQEIILEGEDLNLIIRPQIVTRETFRLHMETLTFEPVTDRELLALRDRLTDHYHPNEGRLLELDFGPFYDYSPQIRDPKNIGKGGQFLSRYLSSQLFQSPQEWLESLFNFLRLHKIDNQQLLINERIRTRQQLSERIKQALSFLGGRPAEQPFSEFKFDLQNLGFEPGWGNTVRRVQETLEILDHLIDSPDHQALEEFISRIPMIFKIVLVSPHGWFGQENVLGRPDTGGQVVYVLDQAKSLEQQLQEDIHLAGLDYKPKVIILTRLIPNNDGTRSNERLEKVHATDNAWILRVPFREFNPRYSQSWMSRFEIWPYLETFAIDAERELLSEFLGVPDLIVGNYSDGNLVAFLLARSLGVTQCNIAHALEKSKYLFSNLYWQESEDNYHFSLQFTADLIAMNAANFIISSTYQEIVGTTESTGQYESYDCFTMPDLYHVLDGIDLFNPKFNVVPPGVNENFYFPHTATERRLPSETERLEQLLFSETDPLHVLGSLKEPQKRPLFTMARLDRIKNITGLVECFGRCPELQEHCNLIVIAGKLRTEDSQDYEEADEIQKMYHLIDQYDLHGKIRWLGVRLSKDDSGEIYRIIADRQGIFVQPALFEAFGLTILEAMISGLPVFGTCFGGPLEIIQDKVNGFYINPTHVEEMGQLMLDFVSKLDHYPEQWQEISKRAIERVYSSYTWKIHTSRLLRLAKTYGFWNYSSQENREDLLRYLESLFYLLYKPRAKALLDKHMQAG, encoded by the coding sequence GTGTCTAATCTGATTCAATCAATCATCGACAACGGTGAACAGGTCGATCTACGGGCGTTCGCTAATAAGTTACGACGACAGGAGAATCGCTATCTACTACGCAATGATATTCAAACTGCCTTCGAAGAATACTGTAACCAGCAGGAGAAGCCCGAAGACTTTCGTCAACAGTCCGCTTTGGGACAACTCATTCACTACACTCAGGAAATCATCCTTGAAGGAGAAGATCTAAATCTGATTATTCGACCGCAGATCGTCACTCGAGAGACTTTCCGGCTGCACATGGAAACACTGACCTTTGAGCCGGTTACTGACCGAGAATTACTCGCCTTGCGCGACCGTCTGACTGATCATTACCACCCCAATGAAGGCCGTCTTCTGGAACTAGATTTCGGGCCGTTTTATGATTATTCCCCTCAGATTCGAGATCCAAAAAATATTGGCAAAGGCGGACAGTTCCTCAGCCGCTATCTGTCGAGCCAGTTATTTCAAAGCCCTCAGGAATGGCTGGAAAGCTTATTCAACTTCTTGCGTCTGCACAAAATTGACAATCAGCAATTGCTGATCAATGAGCGCATTCGCACTCGGCAACAGCTTTCGGAACGTATTAAGCAAGCTCTCAGTTTTTTGGGTGGTCGGCCTGCTGAACAACCCTTTAGTGAATTCAAATTTGACTTACAAAACCTAGGCTTTGAGCCGGGCTGGGGCAATACAGTTCGTCGAGTGCAAGAGACGCTCGAAATCCTCGACCACCTGATCGACTCACCAGATCACCAGGCACTAGAGGAATTTATCTCCCGCATTCCCATGATCTTCAAGATCGTGCTGGTGTCGCCCCACGGTTGGTTTGGTCAGGAGAATGTTTTGGGCCGTCCAGATACAGGGGGACAAGTTGTCTACGTCCTTGACCAGGCCAAGAGTCTAGAGCAGCAGTTACAAGAAGATATTCATCTGGCGGGGCTAGATTATAAGCCCAAGGTGATTATTCTCACGCGCCTAATTCCTAATAATGATGGCACCCGTTCTAATGAGCGCTTAGAAAAAGTCCATGCCACAGACAACGCTTGGATTTTGCGCGTTCCTTTCCGGGAATTCAACCCACGCTACAGCCAAAGCTGGATGTCGCGCTTTGAAATCTGGCCTTATCTAGAGACCTTTGCGATTGATGCTGAGCGGGAACTTTTGAGCGAGTTTCTAGGCGTACCCGATCTCATTGTTGGCAACTATTCCGACGGTAATCTAGTCGCTTTTCTGCTCGCCCGTAGCCTGGGGGTGACCCAGTGTAATATCGCTCATGCCTTGGAGAAATCGAAATACCTGTTCAGCAATCTTTACTGGCAAGAATCTGAGGACAATTATCATTTCTCGCTGCAATTTACGGCGGACTTAATCGCCATGAACGCAGCTAACTTCATCATCAGCAGCACCTATCAGGAGATTGTGGGTACAACTGAGAGCACGGGGCAATATGAGTCCTACGATTGCTTTACCATGCCAGATTTGTACCACGTGCTCGATGGCATTGACTTGTTCAATCCCAAGTTCAACGTTGTGCCACCGGGCGTCAACGAAAACTTCTACTTTCCCCACACGGCAACTGAGCGTCGCTTACCCAGTGAAACAGAACGCCTGGAGCAGCTGCTCTTCAGTGAAACCGATCCGCTACACGTGCTTGGTTCGCTGAAAGAACCCCAAAAGCGGCCACTGTTCACAATGGCCCGTCTGGATCGCATTAAAAATATCACAGGTTTGGTGGAGTGCTTCGGCCGCTGCCCTGAGTTACAGGAACACTGCAACCTCATCGTCATTGCTGGGAAGTTGCGGACTGAAGACTCGCAGGATTACGAAGAAGCTGACGAAATTCAAAAGATGTACCATCTGATCGATCAGTACGACCTACATGGCAAGATTCGCTGGTTAGGAGTGCGGCTGTCGAAAGATGATTCAGGCGAAATCTATCGCATTATTGCTGATCGTCAGGGCATCTTTGTTCAGCCAGCTTTATTTGAGGCGTTTGGTCTGACGATTTTGGAGGCTATGATTTCAGGACTGCCTGTCTTTGGCACTTGCTTTGGTGGGCCGTTAGAGATCATTCAAGACAAGGTGAATGGCTTCTACATCAACCCAACTCATGTCGAAGAAATGGGGCAACTGATGCTCGACTTCGTCAGCAAGCTAGACCACTATCCTGAGCAGTGGCAAGAAATTTCTAAGCGAGCCATTGAGCGAGTTTACAGCAGCTATACCTGGAAGATCCACACTTCCCGTCTGTTGCGCTTAGCCAAAACTTACGGATTCTGGAATTACTCTTCTCAGGAGAACCGCGAAGACCTGCTGCGCTATTTGGAGTCGCTGTTCTACCTGCTTTATAAGCCTCGGGCCAAAGCCCTGTTAGACAAGCATATGCAGGCCGGTTAG
- a CDS encoding DDE transposase family protein produces MSQSSDTDTRQWYILKRAEGPCQIVALDPASEPVADGAEALERWGPFNSQAEAIARRVGLIRAGKCQPV; encoded by the coding sequence ATGTCTCAGTCCTCTGATACTGATACCCGTCAGTGGTACATCCTCAAAAGAGCAGAAGGACCTTGCCAGATCGTGGCCTTGGACCCAGCTAGTGAGCCAGTCGCTGACGGCGCTGAGGCGTTAGAGCGTTGGGGTCCCTTCAATTCTCAGGCAGAAGCAATTGCTCGACGGGTTGGCTTGATCCGGGCAGGTAAATGTCAGCCTGTGTGA
- the metK gene encoding methionine adenosyltransferase, whose protein sequence is MARRYLFTSESVTEGHPDKICDQISDTILDTLLAQDPTSRVAAEVVVNTGLVLITGEITTKAQVNYTDIARRKIREIGYVNAGNGFSADSCAVLVALDEQSPDIARGVNVALESREGDPAELESALESIGAGDQGIMFGFACNETPELMPLPISLAHRMARQLSVVRKSGQLPYLGPDGKTQVTVHYEDGRPVSIDTILISTQHAASIDGVSDEVTIQARIREDLWSFVVQPVFADVAIQPDEQTRLLVNPTGKFVIGGPQGDSGLTGRKIIVDTYGGYSRHGGGAFSGKDPTKVDRSAAYASRYVAKNIVAAGLAEKCEVQLSYAIGVARPTSIMLETFGTGKVSDDLLLELVQKNFDLRPAAIIRAFDLQRLPGQRGGRFYQDVAAYGHFGRTDLNLPWEQTDKAALLQSTARAAATV, encoded by the coding sequence TTGGCTCGACGTTACCTGTTTACCTCTGAATCTGTGACAGAAGGCCACCCAGACAAAATCTGTGACCAAATCTCGGACACTATCCTGGATACACTTCTAGCCCAGGATCCTACGAGTCGCGTTGCAGCCGAGGTGGTCGTCAATACTGGTCTGGTCCTAATTACCGGCGAGATCACAACCAAGGCTCAGGTCAATTACACCGACATCGCTCGCCGAAAAATCCGTGAGATCGGCTACGTCAATGCGGGCAATGGTTTCTCCGCCGATAGCTGTGCGGTGCTAGTTGCTCTAGATGAGCAATCTCCTGACATTGCCCGCGGCGTCAATGTAGCTCTAGAAAGCCGCGAAGGCGATCCCGCCGAGTTGGAATCGGCTCTAGAGTCGATCGGGGCTGGCGATCAGGGCATCATGTTCGGTTTTGCCTGCAATGAGACGCCAGAACTCATGCCCCTGCCGATCAGCTTGGCCCACCGCATGGCTCGTCAGCTTAGCGTTGTGCGCAAGTCTGGGCAACTGCCTTACTTAGGCCCTGACGGCAAAACCCAGGTGACCGTCCACTACGAAGACGGCCGACCTGTAAGCATTGACACCATTTTGATCTCTACCCAACACGCAGCTAGCATCGATGGCGTCAGCGATGAGGTAACGATTCAAGCTCGGATCCGGGAAGACCTCTGGAGTTTTGTAGTTCAGCCAGTATTTGCAGATGTTGCGATTCAGCCTGACGAGCAAACTCGTCTCTTGGTTAATCCCACTGGCAAATTTGTAATTGGTGGTCCTCAGGGCGATTCAGGTCTGACTGGCCGCAAGATTATTGTCGATACCTACGGTGGTTATTCTCGGCATGGCGGTGGTGCTTTCTCGGGCAAGGATCCAACTAAAGTTGACCGCAGCGCAGCCTACGCCAGCCGCTATGTTGCCAAAAATATTGTGGCCGCGGGCCTAGCTGAGAAGTGTGAGGTTCAGCTGAGTTACGCCATCGGTGTAGCCCGCCCAACCAGCATCATGCTTGAGACTTTTGGCACTGGCAAAGTCAGTGATGATCTCCTGCTGGAGTTGGTTCAAAAGAACTTTGACCTGCGGCCTGCTGCGATTATCCGTGCCTTCGATTTGCAGCGATTGCCTGGTCAGCGAGGTGGACGTTTCTACCAAGATGTTGCGGCTTATGGCCACTTTGGTCGAACGGATCTGAATCTACCTTGGGAGCAAACCGACAAAGCAGCCTTGCTCCAAAGCACAGCCCGTGCAGCAGCCACAGTTTAA
- a CDS encoding DUF1815 family protein, translated as MFLRLAEQHKQFVQDLIMDLQALATVLERRGYLASCYTCGSQMNSASFMASLGDDHLIRFLVSDYGITWTEMRDDRELMKLEGAEAISQLQELANLVKYKTPVTEARPTVASIS; from the coding sequence ATGTTCCTAAGACTTGCTGAGCAACACAAACAATTCGTGCAGGACTTGATCATGGACCTGCAAGCCCTGGCGACCGTTCTGGAGCGCCGTGGTTACCTTGCCTCTTGCTATACCTGTGGCAGCCAAATGAACAGTGCTTCCTTCATGGCTAGCCTGGGCGACGACCACCTGATCCGCTTCTTGGTTTCTGACTACGGCATCACCTGGACGGAGATGCGCGATGATCGTGAGCTGATGAAATTAGAGGGCGCTGAAGCAATCAGCCAACTGCAAGAACTCGCGAATCTAGTGAAGTACAAGACTCCAGTCACCGAAGCCAGACCAACAGTCGCCTCGATCTCCTAA
- a CDS encoding M61 family metallopeptidase, giving the protein MTNVLRPLSFSEPATSVRLSYQVAMPEPQNHLFEVVLVVDGWTGAQLDLKFPVWTPGSYLVREYARNLQELRVTTSEGLPLPARKCSKSHWRIETQGQTEIQVRYRVYANELSVRTNHLDSSHGYFNGAALFFYIPDYQDLPIRVSITPPPGWQVTTPLPRVANTETTYEAVDFDTLVDSPFEIGTHAVYPFSVRGKAHELAVWGQGNLNPSQVIPDIQKIIEVEADLFGGLPYDRYLFLLHLASQGNGGLEHKDCCSLNYPRFGFRDRDRYYRFLNLVAHEFFHLWNVKRIRPKALEVFDYDQENYTPCLWFSEGTTSYYDQLIPLRAGIYNASHYLKLLGASITRVQATPGRHVQSLTEASFDAWIKYYRPDANSANAQVSYYLKGEVVSLLLDLLIRNASNSQRSLDDVLRLLWQQFGKREIGFTAEQLQESLEAAAGLDLSTFFNRYVEGTDELDYNQYLEPFGLKLKETYEERERPPYLGLRVKAENGSQLINFVEFGSPAQRAGIDPGDELLAIDGLRVKGDRLADRLQDYQPGQSVTLTVFHQDELFTRRVTLGKPCPDGYQVVGLTNLSEAQKRNYQAWLGDSPQPGTDS; this is encoded by the coding sequence ATGACCAATGTCCTCCGGCCTCTCTCGTTCTCGGAACCTGCCACTAGTGTCAGGCTCTCCTATCAGGTTGCAATGCCCGAGCCGCAAAACCACTTGTTTGAAGTGGTACTGGTAGTCGATGGCTGGACAGGCGCACAGTTAGACCTGAAGTTTCCGGTGTGGACACCGGGCTCCTATTTAGTCAGGGAGTATGCCCGTAACCTTCAGGAATTGCGCGTGACGACCTCTGAAGGGCTGCCTCTACCCGCTCGCAAATGCAGCAAGAGCCATTGGCGCATCGAAACCCAGGGACAAACAGAAATCCAGGTTCGCTATCGGGTTTACGCCAACGAGCTCTCGGTACGAACTAATCACCTTGACAGCAGCCACGGCTATTTCAACGGTGCTGCTCTCTTTTTCTACATTCCCGATTATCAAGACCTGCCGATTCGAGTCAGCATTACTCCCCCACCGGGATGGCAAGTCACTACACCCTTGCCCCGAGTGGCAAACACAGAAACTACCTATGAGGCGGTTGACTTTGACACCCTAGTTGACAGTCCGTTCGAAATTGGCACCCATGCTGTCTATCCCTTTAGCGTTCGTGGCAAAGCACATGAACTAGCCGTGTGGGGTCAGGGCAATCTGAATCCCTCCCAGGTCATCCCAGACATTCAAAAAATTATTGAGGTTGAGGCTGATCTCTTTGGGGGCTTGCCCTACGACCGTTACTTATTTCTGTTGCACCTGGCTAGCCAGGGAAATGGCGGTTTGGAGCACAAAGATTGCTGCTCCCTCAACTACCCCCGCTTCGGCTTCCGGGATCGAGACCGCTATTACCGCTTCCTAAATTTGGTTGCCCACGAGTTCTTTCATCTGTGGAATGTCAAACGGATCCGACCCAAAGCCCTAGAGGTGTTTGACTATGACCAGGAAAACTACACCCCCTGCCTCTGGTTCAGTGAAGGCACAACCAGTTACTACGACCAGTTGATTCCGCTACGGGCTGGGATCTACAACGCCAGCCACTATCTCAAACTTCTGGGAGCATCAATCACTCGTGTGCAGGCGACACCTGGTCGCCATGTGCAATCGCTAACAGAGGCAAGCTTCGATGCTTGGATTAAGTACTACCGGCCCGATGCCAACAGTGCTAATGCCCAGGTTTCCTACTATCTCAAGGGCGAAGTTGTATCGCTACTGCTGGACTTGTTGATTCGCAACGCTTCTAACAGTCAGCGCTCACTCGATGATGTCCTACGTTTGCTCTGGCAACAGTTTGGCAAACGTGAAATTGGCTTTACGGCTGAGCAACTTCAAGAAAGCCTAGAAGCTGCTGCTGGCCTTGATCTCAGCACTTTCTTCAACCGCTATGTCGAAGGCACAGATGAGCTGGACTACAACCAGTACCTCGAACCTTTTGGCCTCAAGCTGAAGGAAACTTATGAAGAGCGCGAACGGCCACCTTACCTCGGGTTGCGAGTGAAGGCTGAGAATGGCTCACAGCTGATCAATTTTGTAGAATTCGGCTCTCCTGCTCAACGAGCAGGGATCGACCCTGGTGACGAACTGCTTGCTATCGATGGCCTGCGGGTTAAAGGGGATCGGCTAGCGGATCGCTTGCAGGATTATCAGCCTGGTCAGAGTGTCACTCTAACTGTTTTCCATCAGGACGAGCTGTTTACCCGACGCGTCACCCTGGGTAAGCCCTGTCCCGATGGTTACCAGGTTGTAGGGCTCACCAACCTCTCCGAGGCACAGAAGCGCAACTACCAAGCTTGGTTAGGCGATAGCCCTCAGCCCGGGACTGACAGTTAG
- a CDS encoding esterase-like activity of phytase family protein, whose translation MKAAPIVERLEFMGRYEFPTTQQVQGTAFGGISGLAYAPSTQRFYGVSDDPHRSRLYQLSLDYSSAGFSAARVEAVVPLSVDLDGEGIALSGPDTVWISSETAPYLNAFDRRTGKLLRSLRLPDAFTPGQSRGLRNNRAFESLTLTPDGQRLYVATEQALQQDGPSSDLQQGSRCRIVEFDLRTGQATRQFVYQTEPVPSPSNPFFNENGLVDLLALDNDGHFLALERSVSGVGFGAKLFEVSLGNAEDVTARTSLSGQAVGSVQKTLLLNLNTLAGAENFILDNLEGMSFGPSQADGSRSLVLISDDNFSRPLPQRTQVLALRLVLASGPRRP comes from the coding sequence TTGAAAGCTGCACCAATTGTGGAACGGCTAGAGTTTATGGGACGTTACGAATTTCCTACAACTCAGCAGGTTCAGGGTACTGCCTTTGGCGGAATATCAGGTCTCGCCTATGCACCAAGCACCCAACGTTTCTACGGCGTGTCCGATGACCCACACCGCTCGCGCTTGTACCAATTGAGCCTTGATTACAGCTCTGCGGGCTTTAGTGCTGCCAGAGTTGAGGCGGTTGTGCCACTGAGCGTGGACTTGGATGGCGAAGGGATTGCGCTTTCCGGCCCCGATACCGTTTGGATCTCCTCAGAGACTGCGCCCTATCTCAATGCTTTTGACCGTCGGACTGGCAAATTACTGCGCAGCTTGCGTTTACCGGATGCCTTCACGCCTGGCCAGAGTCGAGGTTTGCGCAACAACCGCGCCTTTGAGAGCCTGACTCTGACACCAGATGGGCAACGGCTTTATGTAGCGACTGAACAGGCCCTACAACAAGACGGGCCAAGCTCAGATCTCCAGCAGGGTAGCCGCTGTCGTATTGTCGAGTTTGACCTGCGCACAGGGCAAGCAACCCGGCAATTTGTCTATCAAACTGAGCCGGTACCCAGCCCCAGCAATCCCTTCTTCAACGAGAACGGCTTGGTCGATCTGTTGGCCCTGGATAACGACGGGCACTTTCTCGCCTTAGAGCGCTCTGTTTCTGGTGTAGGCTTTGGCGCCAAGCTGTTCGAGGTCAGTCTAGGCAACGCTGAGGATGTCACTGCTCGGACCAGCCTTAGCGGTCAAGCAGTTGGTTCAGTTCAGAAAACGCTATTGCTCAATCTCAATACTCTGGCAGGCGCAGAGAATTTTATTCTCGATAACCTAGAGGGTATGAGTTTTGGCCCTAGCCAAGCCGATGGCAGTCGTAGCCTAGTTCTGATTAGCGATGACAACTTCAGTCGCCCCTTGCCTCAGCGCACTCAAGTTCTGGCTTTGCGCCTAGTTCTAGCATCAGGACCGCGCCGACCGTAA
- a CDS encoding YcjF family protein: MRPPRLLLFIAGLSLILGLMLWLVNSIWRLYIQVSFTAPPLAFILLVLLIMLLALVIAAFVYYGFLFQRPTKGRRPEPQVSLIKAEAAEETLRAVRQQVAQIQDEVSRRALLERSEDIEESFNRKEIQVLVFGTGSAGKTSLVNALIGRMAGQVGAAMGTTKTGQTYRFKLKGLERRILIIDSPGILEAGAEGTEREQEARHLATEADLLLFVVDNDLKKSEYTPLRALAEIGKRSLLVLNKIDRYTDSDRELILERLRERVARFISPEDVVAICANPNAFRTETGEILQPDPEILPLLRRMAAVLRAEGEDLVADNILLQSQRLGEEARRLIDEQRLRQAEKVVERFQWIGAVVICATPLPGIDLLATAAVNAQMVVEIARVYGCELNLERGRELAFSLAKTLASLGVVKGAIQLVTDALQLSVAGFLVGTAIQSVSAAYLTRIAGKSFIEYFRHDQDWGDGGITEVVQRQFQLNRRDQFVKSFVQEAINRVIRPLSGQSESEPEAPPEPPPRRR; the protein is encoded by the coding sequence ATGCGTCCGCCCCGCCTTTTGCTGTTCATCGCCGGTCTCAGCTTGATTTTGGGGCTGATGCTGTGGTTGGTGAATTCTATTTGGCGGCTTTACATCCAGGTTTCATTCACAGCACCCCCCTTAGCCTTCATTTTGTTGGTGCTGTTGATCATGTTGCTGGCACTGGTGATTGCGGCCTTTGTCTACTATGGGTTTCTATTTCAACGTCCTACTAAAGGTCGGCGTCCAGAGCCCCAGGTTTCGTTAATTAAGGCAGAAGCCGCGGAAGAGACGCTGCGGGCTGTGCGCCAGCAAGTTGCACAGATCCAGGATGAGGTGTCGCGACGGGCACTCCTGGAACGCTCTGAAGACATCGAGGAGAGTTTCAACCGCAAGGAAATTCAGGTTCTGGTTTTTGGCACAGGCTCGGCAGGTAAAACCTCTCTGGTCAATGCCCTGATTGGCCGGATGGCGGGTCAAGTGGGTGCCGCGATGGGAACCACCAAAACCGGTCAAACCTACCGCTTCAAACTTAAGGGTTTAGAACGTCGCATTTTGATCATTGATAGTCCTGGCATCTTAGAGGCCGGAGCAGAGGGGACTGAGCGGGAACAGGAGGCCCGTCACCTGGCGACCGAGGCCGATCTGCTGCTATTCGTGGTCGACAATGATCTCAAAAAATCGGAATACACACCCCTACGGGCACTAGCTGAGATCGGCAAACGCTCGCTATTGGTACTCAATAAGATTGACCGCTACACCGACTCTGACCGCGAACTGATTTTGGAGCGCTTACGAGAGCGAGTCGCTCGCTTTATCAGCCCTGAAGATGTCGTAGCAATTTGCGCTAACCCCAACGCCTTTCGCACTGAAACTGGCGAAATCCTTCAACCTGATCCAGAAATTCTACCGCTGCTGCGACGGATGGCAGCAGTGCTGAGAGCTGAAGGTGAAGACCTGGTCGCCGACAATATTCTGCTACAGTCTCAGCGCTTAGGCGAGGAGGCCCGCCGTCTGATTGACGAGCAACGCCTCAGGCAGGCGGAGAAGGTAGTGGAGCGCTTTCAGTGGATTGGCGCTGTAGTGATTTGCGCAACACCTTTACCCGGCATTGACCTGTTAGCTACGGCAGCTGTGAATGCGCAGATGGTGGTCGAAATTGCTCGGGTTTACGGCTGTGAGTTAAATCTGGAGCGAGGACGGGAACTCGCTTTCTCTTTAGCTAAAACCCTGGCTAGTCTTGGCGTTGTGAAGGGAGCCATTCAGCTAGTTACCGATGCCCTGCAATTGAGCGTAGCTGGCTTTCTAGTTGGCACAGCGATTCAGAGTGTTAGTGCCGCTTACCTAACTCGAATTGCTGGTAAGAGCTTTATTGAATATTTCCGTCACGACCAGGATTGGGGAGATGGCGGCATTACTGAAGTAGTGCAACGTCAGTTCCAGCTCAACCGCCGCGACCAGTTCGTGAAGTCCTTTGTGCAGGAGGCGATCAACCGCGTAATTCGGCCCCTATCTGGACAGTCTGAATCAGAACCGGAGGCTCCGCCCGAGCCGCCACCTCGCAGACGCTAA
- a CDS encoding cytochrome b N-terminal domain-containing protein: protein MQYTLVLQRLATVLALMILTLMLAAASSGVLMAFNYEPVAGEAFNSLQSLTDQVPYGWLVETVHNLAGNWLIGLALVQMVVMFLSRQFRTSWLSSWVSIILLILVAIGLGWTAMILPWTQDGYWRFNIELSTIQSIPLIGPTLRETLTGGGAIGTATVERMYALHSYVLAVVAVFLSIIHLVGIVRQRSEQQSSADEVGTEVEVSG, encoded by the coding sequence ATGCAATACACGCTGGTACTCCAACGACTGGCAACTGTCCTGGCCTTGATGATTCTGACTCTAATGCTTGCGGCTGCGTCAAGCGGTGTACTGATGGCTTTCAACTACGAACCGGTTGCAGGCGAGGCCTTCAATTCTCTGCAAAGCCTAACGGATCAAGTTCCTTATGGTTGGTTAGTCGAAACTGTGCACAACCTGGCGGGGAACTGGCTGATCGGCCTGGCTTTAGTGCAGATGGTGGTGATGTTTTTGAGCAGGCAGTTCCGGACCAGCTGGCTCAGCTCCTGGGTCAGCATCATCCTGCTCATTTTGGTCGCCATTGGTTTAGGTTGGACCGCGATGATTTTGCCCTGGACCCAGGATGGCTACTGGCGCTTCAACATTGAACTCAGCACCATTCAATCTATTCCCCTCATCGGTCCAACCTTAAGAGAAACATTGACCGGTGGGGGCGCTATTGGCACAGCTACAGTGGAGCGCATGTATGCACTGCACAGCTATGTATTAGCCGTTGTTGCAGTTTTCCTGTCAATCATTCACTTGGTAGGCATTGTTCGACAGAGAAGCGAACAGCAATCAAGCGCTGATGAAGTTGGAACTGAAGTTGAAGTAAGCGGGTGA
- the ribH gene encoding 6,7-dimethyl-8-ribityllumazine synthase: MGVFEGTFTQTEDLRFAIVIGRFNDLITGKLLAGTQDALKRHGVDVDPSGTQVDYAWVPGSFEVPLVARQLAVSGRYDAIICLGAVIRGDTPHFDYVSSEVSKGIAAIGFQTGVPVVFGVLTTDTMQQALERAGIKSNKGWEYGMSAIEMASLMRSIRTAANLPGGNSSAERPLRSAIGANLALDSSPEG; encoded by the coding sequence ATGGGGGTTTTTGAGGGGACATTCACTCAAACCGAGGACTTGCGTTTTGCCATCGTAATTGGGCGATTTAATGACCTGATCACTGGCAAGCTACTGGCAGGCACTCAAGACGCACTGAAGCGCCACGGCGTTGATGTTGATCCGTCAGGAACTCAAGTGGACTACGCTTGGGTGCCTGGCAGTTTTGAAGTGCCATTGGTGGCACGGCAATTGGCAGTTTCCGGTCGCTATGACGCGATTATCTGCCTCGGAGCTGTAATCCGAGGCGATACCCCCCATTTTGACTATGTGTCGTCTGAGGTGTCTAAAGGTATTGCTGCGATTGGTTTTCAGACTGGCGTGCCAGTTGTCTTTGGCGTTTTGACCACGGACACCATGCAGCAGGCTTTAGAACGGGCTGGCATTAAGAGCAATAAGGGCTGGGAATATGGCATGAGTGCTATCGAAATGGCAAGCCTCATGCGCAGCATCCGCACTGCCGCTAATCTACCTGGTGGCAATAGCAGTGCAGAGCGTCCGCTGCGGAGCGCTATCGGCGCTAATTTAGCCCTGGATTCGTCACCTGAAGGTTGA
- the psbZ gene encoding photosystem II reaction center protein PsbZ codes for MSIVFQLALAALVLFSFVMVVAVPVAYASPQNWGQSKSLLLLGSGVWLVLVVVVGLLNFLVV; via the coding sequence ATGAGCATTGTGTTTCAGCTGGCCCTGGCAGCGCTGGTTCTATTTTCCTTCGTGATGGTCGTCGCAGTGCCAGTTGCTTACGCGTCGCCCCAAAACTGGGGTCAATCCAAGAGCTTACTGCTGCTGGGCTCCGGGGTCTGGCTAGTGCTCGTGGTTGTGGTTGGTCTGTTGAACTTTTTAGTGGTTTAG